Proteins encoded within one genomic window of Humulus lupulus chromosome 1, drHumLupu1.1, whole genome shotgun sequence:
- the LOC133804890 gene encoding DELLA protein RGL3-like: MANDNNSFFFVPPFIFDEIQGNDHGGDYGGPIISDELDEMIKPNNKDHSFGGIILDDHDDDDQYGLFYDQHNMTMMMMAEKEVLEPAIFSQQDHNHQQKQQELPNKSADYSIFDDFDAISMNFNDHNTNKMVEACKKQVPSTTTPPPPPFASLELLSQYESGLNKLSRNKNMKIIGNTESSNSQMSSSSSHYTTRRSKLSTEDIMRIAGSCYIRFSSVPGTNDIVLMHPFGSYALSGLSQGETKDVQLVHLLLSVAEKVEDQQFDRATRLLQSPQLTTTYYSSSKANSVERVVLSFAEALREKIDSETGFITRRKRRSMDRTTSNNNKDVKVEISLGLNTNILSVTCFQRLPFPQVLHFPAIQAIIESLDEFVDTKNKLHVIDLEIRSGVQWTLLMEALAERNNKNGHQDRPLFQLLKITAIGTPDNQIKIEETQNRLKNLAESLNIPFLFKPLIVSDMNDINEGMIETEEEETLAVFSSLLLRMMLYNPCSLEKLMRVIKTLQPSIMVVVEIEANLNSPSFANRFIEALFFYGAFFDCFATSLKEDEEFKTTMEEVLGMGIENIVSKENGERVIRSVRIGVWRAFFERFRMVESKLSESSVYQASLVAKNFGCGSSLTMERNGKGLIVGWKGTPINSLSVWKFGRDRGSRSWSSSRSTSEHI; this comes from the exons atggctaATGATAATAATTCTTTCTTCTTTGTGCCACCGTTCATCTTCGATGAAATCCAGGGCAATGATCATGGTGGTGACTATGGCGGTCCTATTATTTCAGATGAATTAGATGAGATGATCAAACCAAACAATAAAGACCATTCCTTTGGAGGAATAATATTGGACgatcatgatgatgatgatcaatATGGCTTATTCTATGATCAACATAacatgacgatgatgatgatggcTGAGAAAGAAGTACTAGAACCAGCAATATTCTCTCAACAAGATCATAATCACCAACAAAAACAACAAGAATTGCCCAACAAATCCGCGGATTACTCAATTTTTGATGATTTCGATGCGATTTCGATGAATTTCAATGATCATAATACTAACAAGATGGTGGAAGCTTGCAAGAAGCAAGTGCCATCTACtactactcctcctcctcctccttttGCTTCTTTAGAGCTTCTTAGCCAATATGAAAGTGGACTTAACAAGTTGAGTCGTAACAAGAACATGAAGATAATAGGCAACACAGAAAGCAGCAATAGCCAAatgagtagtagcagtagtcATTATACGACACGTCGTTCGAAGCTATCAACTGAAGATATTATGAGGATAGCCGGATCATGTTACATACGATTCTCGAGTGTCCCGGGAACAAACGACATCGTTTTGATGCACCCTTTTGGAAGTTATGCTCTCTCAGGTTTATCCCAAGGCGAAACCAAAGACGTGCAGCTAGTCCACCTTCTCTTATCCGTAGCTGAAAAAGTCGAGGACCAACAGTTTGACCGAGCCACTAGATTGCTCCAAAGTCCTCAACTCACTACTACTTATTACTCATCATCTAAAGCCAACTCAGTTGAGCGAGTTGTCCTCTCTTTTGCCGAAGCTCTTCGAGAGAAAATCGATTCAGAAACTGGTTTTATTACTAGAAGAAAAAGAAGATCAATGGACCGTACTACTAGTAATAATAATAAGGATGTCAAAGTAGAAATAAGTCTTGGTTTGAATACAAACATCTTAAGCGTTACGTGCTTTCAACGACTCCCTTTTCCTCAAGTACTTCATTTTCCAGCCATTCAAGCTATAATCGAGAGTTTAGATGAGTTTGTTGATACTAAGAATAAGCTTCATGTGATCGATCTCGAGATCAGAAGTGGGGTTCAATGGACGCTTCTGATGGAAGCTTTAGCAGAGCGAAATAATAAGAATGGTCATCAAGACCGTCCATTATTTCAGCTTCTTAAGATCACAGCCATCGGAACTCCAGATAATCAGATCAAAATAGAGGAGACCCAGAACCGTTTGAAGAATCTAGCTGAGTCTTTGAACATACCCTTTTTGTTTAAACCCTTGATCGTATCAGATATGAATGATATCAACGAAGGTATGATCGAAACCGAGGAAGAGGAGACTTTAGCTGTGTTCTCTTCGTTACTGTTAAGGATGATGTTGTATAACCCATGTAGTTTGGAGAAGTTGATGAGAGTTATCAAAACCCTACAGCCATCCATAATGGTTGTCGTAGAAATCGAAGCTAATTTAAACTCACCGTCGTTTGCGAACCGGTTCATAGAAGCGTTGTTCTTCTACGGCGCTTTCTTTGACTGTTTTGCGACTAGTTTGAAAGAGGACGAGGAGTTTAAAACGACAATGGAGGAGGTCTTGGGAATGGGGATTGAGAATATTGTGAGTAAGGAAAATGGCGAGAGGGTTATTAGGAGTGTGAGGATTGGAGTTTGGAGAGCTTTCTTTGAGAGGTTTAGAATGGTGGAGAGTAAGTTGAGTGAGTCTTCTGTGTACCAAGCTAGCTTAGTGGCTAAGAATTTTGGCTGTGGAAGTTCTTTGACTATGGAAAGGAATGGAAAGGGTTTGATTGTTGGGTGGAAAGGAACTCCCATTAATTCCCTTTCAGTTTGGAAATTt GGTCGAGATCGGGGTTCAAGGTCATGGTCGAGTTCGAGGTCGACGTCGGAGCACATATGA
- the LOC133819823 gene encoding uncharacterized protein LOC133819823 translates to MCDHHTKADDLDNDHDHVVHHNKILIKSALVRVPFRITTTTLLSLLLPLAFLLLARIACARFLLSQLQPSPPFFSIFLHTNPAILYLIVSTISIATLVHTLTVGKLTLLSESLPPLTTALLRRPSLCAAWVFLCTLQVCVGLGIEGTVALGTDFSSFGTDRTLLSRVIFFLGLHETMLHWSRMVVKPVVDDTIFGVVSRNEKWFERGAMAGSFGGLWYWRLRDEVESLVVVAEAKGEMLMEVGMADFAGWWLYYLTVTIGMVKVIKGLMWVGMSLFCRRVGRISTEIIDSNSVITLNVVEEKV, encoded by the coding sequence ATGTGTGATCATCATACCAAGGCTGATGATCTTGATAATGATCATGATCATGTAGTTCATCACAACAAGATTTTGATAAAATCAGCCCTAGTAAGAGTCCCATTTCGAATAACCACAACAACCCTACTCAGCCTTCTTCTTCCTCTGGCTTTTCTCCTCCTGGCCAGGATCGCCTGTGCTCGTTTCCTCCTCAGCCAGCTCCAACCCTCACCACCTTTCTTCTCCATTTTCCTCCACACCAACCCTGCAATCCTCTACCTCATAGTCTCCACCATAAGCATCGCTACACTCGTCCACACCCTAACAGTAGGCAAGCTCACTCTACTCAGCGAGTCACTGCCACCGCTGACCACAGCTCTCCTCCGCCGCCCTAGTCTCTGCGCCGCCTGGGTTTTCCTGTGCACATTACAAGTCTGCGTCGGTTTGGGGATCGAAGGAACCGTGGCTTTGGGCACTGATTTCTCGAGCTTCGGTACGGACAGGACTTTGCTCAGTCGAGTTATATTCTTTCTTGGTCTGCATGAGACGATGCTTCATTGGTCGAGGATGGTGGTGAAGCCGGTGGTGGACGACACCATATTTGGTGTCGTTTCGAGGAACGAGAAGTGGTTTGAGAGAGGAGCCATGGCTGGGAGTTTTGGTGGGTTGTGGTACTGGCGGTTGAGGGACGAGGTTGAGTCGTTGGTGGTGGTGGCCGAGGCTAAAGGTGAGATGTTAATGGAGGTTGGCATGGCTGACTTTGCTGGTTGGTGGTTGTATTACCTGACTGTGACCATTGGTATGGTGAAAGTCATTAAGGGTCTTATGTGGGTTGGCATGTCTTTGTTTTGTAGGAGAGTAGGTAGAATCTCAACCGAAATAATTGACTCCAATAGTGTTATTACTTTAAATGTTGTTGAAGAAAAAGTCTGA